The nucleotide sequence GCGAACTTTCACGTTGTAATCGACAACGCGTTTGACAGCTACAAGAACCTTCATGGATTCCTCGTTACTCTCCGGTGAAAAGGAAGCCGCCTGGATAAACCTGGCGGTAGATGCTCAACGGCGCACAAGGGCACCTCTAAAAACGCAGGCAGTCATGACAGCTAACGTTGCACGTACTCAATAATAAAGACCGTTCGTCAGGGGTGACCGACAAGTCATTCATTCTCGTTGCGTGTAAACTGCGTGCCGCCAATGACGTACGCATCACTCTGCATGGCCGTTGCCTTGCCTTTGGAGGTGGCCTTGAAACCGGCTGTCCGCCTACGGGAAGCGCAAAACCGACCGTATATTGACCGGAACACCTATTCCGGTCAATACGCCAAAATGGTCAGTTATAAGCCGCGCTGCTTTGATTTACCTAGCTTGCAGGCAATTCAAACAAACGTTTGTATTGGACGCTGAGAGTGGTGTAGATATAATGCGCCACCTAGAGAGAAAGGTGACCCATCCTGCGCTATTGCACGAAATTCATGCGGGCAATGATGGATGAAACACCGAACCTCCACCCATTAGAAAAAAAACTGTAGAGCCTTGAGTAGGAGATAGCCTGTGGAACGCGAATACATGGAATTCGACGTGGTCATCGTCGGCGCTGGCCCGGCGGGCCTGTCTGCCGCCTGCCGCCTGAAGCAGAAGGCCGCCGAAGCCGGTAAGGAAATCAGCGTCTGCGTGGTCGAAAAAGGCTCCGAAGTCGGTGCTCACATCCTCTCTGGCGCCGTGTTTGAACCACGGGCCCTGAACGAGTTGTTCCCGGACTGGAAAGCGCTCAGCGCTCCGCTCAACACCCCGGTGGTGCGCGATGACATTTATGTGCTGCGCAGTGCAGAAGCCTCCACCAAGGTCCCGGACTTCTTTGTGCCCAAGACCATGCACAACGAAGGCAACTACATCATTTCCCTGGGCAACCTGTGCCGCTGGCTGGCCCAGCAGGCCGAGAACCTGGGCGTGGAGATCTACCCGGGCTTCGCTGCCCAGGAAGCCTTGTTTGACGAAAATGGCGTGGTCCGCGGGATCATCACCGGCGATCTCGGCGTCGACCGTGAAGGCCAGCCTAAAGAAGGCCTCTACACCCCAGGCATGGAACTGCGTGGCAAGTACACGTTGTTCGCCGAAGGATGCCGTGGCCACATCGGCAAGCAACTGATCCAGCGTTTCAACCTGGACAGCGACGCTGATGCCCAGCACTACGGCATCGGCCTCAAGGAAATCTGGGAAATCGATCCGGCCAAACATCAGCCAGGCCTGGTGGTGCACACCGCCGGCTGGCCGCTGGACATCATGCGCAGCGAGAACACCGGGGGCTCGTTCCTTTATCACCTGGAAAACAATCAAGTGGTCGTCGGCCTGATCGTCGATCTGTCCTACAGCAATACCTTCCTGTCACCGTTCGATGAGTTCCAGCGCCTCAAGCATCACCCGGTGCTCAAGCAATACCTGGAAGGTGGCAAGCGCATCAGCTACGGCGCGCGCGCCATTTGCAAAGGCGGCCTGAACTCGCTGCCGAAGATGGTCTTCAAGGGCGGCGCGCTGATCGGTTGCGACCTCGGCACCCTGAACTTCGCCAAGATCAAAGGCAGCCACACTGCGATGAAGTCCGGCATGCTCGCCGCCGAGGCCGTGGCTGATCGTCTGTTCGCCGAGTCTGAAGGGGGTGATGAACTGACCGCCTACGTCGACAGTTTCAAAGCCAGCTGGCTCTACGAAGAACTGTTCGCCACCCGTAACTTCGGCCCGGCGATGCACAAGTTCGGTCCGATCGTCGGTGCTGGTTTCAATTGGTTCGACCAGAACATTCTCGGCGGCAAAATGCCGTTTACCCTGCACGACACCAAGCCGGACTACGCCTGCCTCAAGCTGGCCAAGGACAGCGAGAAAATCGACTACCCGAAACCCGACGGCAAGCTGAGCTTCGACAAGCTGAGCTCGGTGTTCATCTCCGGCACCAACCATGAAGAAGAACAACCGTGCCACTTGAAGCTCAAGGACCCAAGCATTCCGATCGGCACCAACCTGCCGCTCTACGATGAACCGGCACAACGCTACTGCCCGGCTGGCGTGTATGAAGTGATCACCAAGGAAGACGGCGAGAAACGCTTCCAGATCAACGCCCAGAACTGCGTGCACTGCAAGACCTGTGACATCAAGGACCCTGCGCAGAACATCACCTGGGTCACACCTGAGGGCGCGGGCGGGCCGACTTACCCGAATATGTAAATCTGCTTAAAAAGGCCCGAATCAGGGCCTTTTTTTTGGTCGACATAGATCAAATGTGGGAGCAAGCCCGCTCCCACATCTGGATGAGTATTTGCCTGGGATAACTAGGCCGCTCGCTCCTCTCCCGGGTTACGCAGAAAGTAGCGTTTGTATTCGCGACTGAACTGCGAGGTACTCTGGTAGCCCACGTTGTGCGCCGCCTGTGCCACGCCCATGCCGTCCACCAGCAGCAACTGCTGGGCCTTGAGCAGCCGCAGACGCTTGAGGTACTGCACCGGCGACAACAGCGTGCAACGCTTGAAATGCTCGTGAAAGGTGGACGCGCTCATGTTGGCGTACCCCGCCAGGGTCCCGATATTGAGTGGCTCGGCGTAATGGTCATGCAGGTGATTCAAGGACGTGGCGATCCGCGAGAATTGCCCCTGCTGCTCGACCAGCGCCCGCAACACATCCGCCTGGGGCCCGCGCAAAGCGGTGAACAGCAACTCGCGCACCCGGGCCGGGCCCAATATCCGGCTCTCCAGCGGATCGTGCAGGCACTGCAACAATCGCTCGACACAGCCGCGCATCGCATCATCCAGTACCACCGAGCTCATCGACTCCAACGTCTGCGCGGCCGGCGCAGGACCCGGCCTGATGCCCATGGCCATTACCAACTCCCCCAGCATCACTCGATCAATCCCCACCGTCACCCCCAACAACGGCGCGTTGGGCAAGGCAAAAGTCTCGCACTCAAAGGGCACGGGCATCGCCTGGATCAGGTAGTGCCCGGCGCCATATTCCAGGGTCCGCGGGCCCAAGTACGCGACTTTGCTGCCTTGGGCGACAATCATCAGGCTCGGCTCGTAGATCTGCGGTCCGCGCGCCACATCGCAGCTGGCACGCAACACCTGCACGCCAGGCAGGTTCGTGGGGGAGAAACCATCGCAGGGTGTCAGCGGTTCGATCAGCGCAACCAGCGCGGCGTTAGCGTCGAGATGACGGGTCAACAACATGGCAAAAACTTCGTAAAAAAGGGATGAGAGCATCATCGCAGGTCTGGGCCCCGATGACGCTGAACTAAGGGCAGTCCCGGATGAATAGGCATAAGACTCGGAGCAATCGCCATGGCCGTGGCCTGGCCTGAAGCGGAGAATTCACCGCCTCCCTAGTCATTCCTTTTGCGAGGTTTCTGCATGTACACCGCCATCGGTTATGCCGCCCAGTCGGCCACCACTCCCCTCGCCCCCATGTCCTTCGAGCGCCGCAGTCCGCGTGCCGATGATGTGGCGATTGAGATTCTATACTGCGGCGTCTGTCACTCTGATATCCATCAGGCCCGTAACGAATGGGGCATCGCGGTGTACCCGCTGATGCCGGGTCACGAGATTGTCGGCAAGGTGACTGCAGTCGGTGCCAGCGTCAGTGAGCACAAAGTCGGCGATCTGGTAGGTGTCGGTTGCATGGTTGACTCATGCCGTCACTGTGAAGCCTGCAAATCCGACCTTGAGCAATATTGCCTCGAAGGCCCGACCATGACCTACGCCACCCCGGACCGGGTCGACGGTAGCAACACCATGGGCGGTTACTCCGACAGCATCGTGGTCAGCGAGCACTTTGTGGTAAAGATCCCGGCCAAGCTCGACCCGGCCAGCGCGGCGCCGATTCTCTGTGCCGGTATCACCACCTACTCGCCGCTCAAGCACTACGGCGTCAAGGCCGGCGACAAGGTCGGGATTCTCGGTATGGGCGGCCTGGGTCATATGGGCATCAAGTTCGCCAAGGCCATGGGTGCACAAGTGACGCTGTTCACCCGCTCCGCCAGCAAGGCTGAAGAAGGTCGTCGCCAGGGCGCCGATCACGTGATCGTATCCACCGATGCCGAACAAATGCAGGCCGCCGCCGGACATTTCGACTTCCTGCTGGATACCATTCCGGTACAACACGACCTCAACCCCTACCTCGATACTCTGCGCTTTGACGGCGTGCATATTCTGGTGGGCTTGATTGAACCAGTGGACCCACCCGTCCATGCGGCCAAGCTGGTACTGGGCCGCAAGGTGCTGGCCGGCTCGCTGATCGGCGGCATTGCCGAAACCCAGGAAGTCCTGGATTTCTGCGCCGAGCACGGGATTACCTGCGACATCGAAATGCTCGACATCCGTCAGATCAACGAAGCCTACGCCCGCATGATCGCCGGCGATGTGAAGTACCGCTTCGTGATCGACATGGCGACCTTGAAGGCCTGATCAGGCCTTCGCGCCCAGTTCCGCTGACAGCCTTGCCGCGACCTGTTTGATCACAGGTATCAGCTCGGCCATTTTTTCCAGCGGCATATAGGGCACGGTACTGGCGATGCTGATGCCGGCGACAATGCGCCGGCTGGCATCGCGCACCGGGGCCGCGACACAGCGGATCGACGGTTCGTTGTCTTCCAGGTCGAATGCATAACCGCCCGTCACGTAGTCGCGCATGCGCTGCTCGAATTGCGCCCAGGATTGTTCCGGGTGCTGCGGCCATTGCAGGTTTTTCCCGCCCTCCGGCAGGCTCACTTGATACAAGCGCTGCCATTCCTCTTGCGCGTCATCCAGCAGCAAGGCCTTGCCGATACCGGTACGCGCCAGCGGCATGCGATGGCCGACCCGCGAACGCATTTCCGGGCCATTGCGGCCGGGGTTCTTGTGCAGATACAGCACGTCGTCGCATTCGCGGACCGCCAGGTGGATGGTGTCACCGGTCAGCGCGGACAGCTCGTCCAGATACGGTATCGCCAGCGTCACCAGCGGCAGCTCTTCGCGTGCCTGGAAGCCCAGCTCGATCAGCTTCGGCCCCAACAGGTAGCCGACCTGCGGCACCACACGCAGGTAGCGCTCGTCCACCAGGCAACTGACCAGGCGGTGGGTAGTGCTGCGGGTGGTACCGATGCGCCGGGCAATTTCCTTGAGATCCCGCGCGCCGGCCGCCACGGCCTGCACCACGCCGAGACCACGAAGCAAGGTCTGCGTGCCGGTAGGGGCAGCATCTTTGACGGGAGGGTGGGCGTTTTCCTGCATATCGGGCCTATAGGGAGTGACGAAAACCAGCGGCATTATGACTGAATCAGCGCTGTTTCATCCGATCGATCACCACCGCCAGCAACAGGATCGAACCGCGAATCACGTACTGGTAGAACGTGTCGATGTTCTTCAGGTTCATCGCGTTCTCGATGATTGCCAGGATCAATACCCCGGCAATCACATGACGGATCATGCCGATGCCGCCGCTCAGCGACACCCCGCCCAGCACGCAAGCGGATATCACTGTCAGTTCGAAGCCCTGGCCGATCATGGGTTGGCCGGAGGTCATGCGCGAAGCGAGGATCACCCCGGCCAGCGCGCCGATCAAGCCGTGTACGGCGAAGATGATGATCTTGGTTCGATCAACGTTGACCCCAGCCAGCAATGCCGCTTCCGCGTTGCCACCGATGGCCATGGTGTTGCGACCGTAAGTGGTGTAGTTGAGCAACCAGCCAAAAAACACGAAGCAGGCGATGGTGATCAGGATGGGCACCGGCACGCCGAACAACTGGCCGTTGCCAAATACGAAGAACTGCTCCTGCGATACCCCGACCGCTTTGCCGTCGGCAAAGATATAAGCCAGGCCGCGCACGATCTGCATGGTCGCCAAGGTGGTGATCAAGGCGTTGACTCGCAGCTTGGCAATCACGATGCCGTTGATCAGCCCGACGACAAGTCCCATCAATAATGCTGCGCCGATGCCCAGCATGACGCTCTCGGTATCGCGCATCACGATCGCCGCCACCACCCCGGCACAGGCGATCACCGAGCCCACCGACAAGTCGAAGTGCCCCGAAGCCAGGCAATACAGCATGGTGCAGGCCGCGATGCCCACGGTGGAGATCGCCAGGCCCAGTCCGCGCATGTTCAGCGGAGACAGGAAGTTGTCAATGAGCAAGGCGCAGAGCAGAAAGATCCCCGCCGCCGCCATCAGCATTGCCCAGTTGTCGAGCAGGCTACGCAGGTCCAGGGGTTTGCGCGCCGTCGGCAACGCGTTGTTTTGGCTTGTCATATTCACCTCTTCAGTTCGCCAGGCCGTCGGCACGTTGGCTCGGCAGAGCCAATTGCAGCAGATTGGATTCAGTGGCGTGTTCGCGGCTTTTTTCGCCGCGCAACGCGCCTTCACACAGCACCAGGATACGATCGGAGATACCCATCACTTCCATCAAGTCGCTGGACACCACGATCACCGCAATGCCGCTGGCCGCCAGGTTATGGATGATCTGGTAAATCTCCGCCTTCGCACCGATATCGATACCTCGCGTCGGCTCGTCGAGCAGCAGCACCTTCATCGGCATCGACAGCCAGCG is from Pseudomonas mucidolens and encodes:
- a CDS encoding electron transfer flavoprotein-ubiquinone oxidoreductase; protein product: MEREYMEFDVVIVGAGPAGLSAACRLKQKAAEAGKEISVCVVEKGSEVGAHILSGAVFEPRALNELFPDWKALSAPLNTPVVRDDIYVLRSAEASTKVPDFFVPKTMHNEGNYIISLGNLCRWLAQQAENLGVEIYPGFAAQEALFDENGVVRGIITGDLGVDREGQPKEGLYTPGMELRGKYTLFAEGCRGHIGKQLIQRFNLDSDADAQHYGIGLKEIWEIDPAKHQPGLVVHTAGWPLDIMRSENTGGSFLYHLENNQVVVGLIVDLSYSNTFLSPFDEFQRLKHHPVLKQYLEGGKRISYGARAICKGGLNSLPKMVFKGGALIGCDLGTLNFAKIKGSHTAMKSGMLAAEAVADRLFAESEGGDELTAYVDSFKASWLYEELFATRNFGPAMHKFGPIVGAGFNWFDQNILGGKMPFTLHDTKPDYACLKLAKDSEKIDYPKPDGKLSFDKLSSVFISGTNHEEEQPCHLKLKDPSIPIGTNLPLYDEPAQRYCPAGVYEVITKEDGEKRFQINAQNCVHCKTCDIKDPAQNITWVTPEGAGGPTYPNM
- a CDS encoding AraC family transcriptional regulator — protein: MLLTRHLDANAALVALIEPLTPCDGFSPTNLPGVQVLRASCDVARGPQIYEPSLMIVAQGSKVAYLGPRTLEYGAGHYLIQAMPVPFECETFALPNAPLLGVTVGIDRVMLGELVMAMGIRPGPAPAAQTLESMSSVVLDDAMRGCVERLLQCLHDPLESRILGPARVRELLFTALRGPQADVLRALVEQQGQFSRIATSLNHLHDHYAEPLNIGTLAGYANMSASTFHEHFKRCTLLSPVQYLKRLRLLKAQQLLLVDGMGVAQAAHNVGYQSTSQFSREYKRYFLRNPGEERAA
- a CDS encoding NAD(P)-dependent alcohol dehydrogenase; translation: MYTAIGYAAQSATTPLAPMSFERRSPRADDVAIEILYCGVCHSDIHQARNEWGIAVYPLMPGHEIVGKVTAVGASVSEHKVGDLVGVGCMVDSCRHCEACKSDLEQYCLEGPTMTYATPDRVDGSNTMGGYSDSIVVSEHFVVKIPAKLDPASAAPILCAGITTYSPLKHYGVKAGDKVGILGMGGLGHMGIKFAKAMGAQVTLFTRSASKAEEGRRQGADHVIVSTDAEQMQAAAGHFDFLLDTIPVQHDLNPYLDTLRFDGVHILVGLIEPVDPPVHAAKLVLGRKVLAGSLIGGIAETQEVLDFCAEHGITCDIEMLDIRQINEAYARMIAGDVKYRFVIDMATLKA
- a CDS encoding IclR family transcriptional regulator; translated protein: MQENAHPPVKDAAPTGTQTLLRGLGVVQAVAAGARDLKEIARRIGTTRSTTHRLVSCLVDERYLRVVPQVGYLLGPKLIELGFQAREELPLVTLAIPYLDELSALTGDTIHLAVRECDDVLYLHKNPGRNGPEMRSRVGHRMPLARTGIGKALLLDDAQEEWQRLYQVSLPEGGKNLQWPQHPEQSWAQFEQRMRDYVTGGYAFDLEDNEPSIRCVAAPVRDASRRIVAGISIASTVPYMPLEKMAELIPVIKQVAARLSAELGAKA
- the araH gene encoding L-arabinose ABC transporter permease AraH, which codes for MTSQNNALPTARKPLDLRSLLDNWAMLMAAAGIFLLCALLIDNFLSPLNMRGLGLAISTVGIAACTMLYCLASGHFDLSVGSVIACAGVVAAIVMRDTESVMLGIGAALLMGLVVGLINGIVIAKLRVNALITTLATMQIVRGLAYIFADGKAVGVSQEQFFVFGNGQLFGVPVPILITIACFVFFGWLLNYTTYGRNTMAIGGNAEAALLAGVNVDRTKIIIFAVHGLIGALAGVILASRMTSGQPMIGQGFELTVISACVLGGVSLSGGIGMIRHVIAGVLILAIIENAMNLKNIDTFYQYVIRGSILLLAVVIDRMKQR